TACAGCTTTTTGATTTCTTCGAGACTTAAACCTGTGGCTTTTGCAATATTCTCGATAGGAAAATTCATTGCAAGCAAGTTTTTTGCTGTTTCAAGTTTATTTTGGTGAACTCCTTCTTGATAACCCACATGTTTCCATGAAGCCTTATCGTGTTCGTATTTCATTCGGTTTTCATAGAGCCACTTCTCTTTTGGACTCATTTCCATTATGTTTATTGTTGCATTTGCTTTTGTCATCATAGGGGATTCTTGTGCTAACATTTTTCTTACCTCCAGATTATCAGTTTTAATAAATTTCAGCCAGTTGTAAAGTTTCTTTTTCTTTTCGTCCTGTTCAAAGCTTTCTTGTTGTTCTTTAACCTTGGCTAAGTTTAGAAAGTGAATTTCAAGCTCATCGGAAAGCCTGTCGTTTATGTGCTTTTCGACCACATTGTACTCGCTGTGTATAAGCGAATTCAAATTAAAGCTTTCACCCACTATGTTTATTGTAATACATTTAGGCAGTTTTGTATACACTTCGCTTGTTTTTAAGTTTTCAGTGTACATTTTAGCCCAGTAAAAGATGGTTCTTTGAACAAACTCGCTGTTCCATCTGTTTTGAATTTCAATGTCGATAATGGTATTGTTTTTTAGGCGTAATTTCACATCTAAGACTCCGGTTTTGTCGCTTATCGAATCCTTATGGAGCTCCTTATCCAAAAGCTCCAAGCCTGCAATGTTTTCAGGCGGAATGTCTAATATACATTCCAGCAAGTCCTGTAGTACATCCTTGTTCTCCTCAACTCCAAAGACTCGTTTAAAAGCGTAGTCATTTCGTAAAGTTATTTTAAACAATTTTTCCATTTTTTACCTCTCATAAAAATTATTTTTAAAGAAGAAAAATTTCTCCCCTTTCATAATTATTGTATGAAAAGTTTGCAATAAATAGTAAAATTTAAAAATGAAATTATACACAGTTTTCACCGTGCTTGAAACAATTAAAAAAATTCTATATAATCGGCGGATTAAGGAGATAATTCTATTTAAGGAGAGAATTCTATGCCGAAAAAGATTGTTATTGCCTTAGGCGGCAATGCGTTGGGAAATAATTTGGAAGAGCAAAGAAAGGCCGTTAAAATTACGGCAAAGGCCATTGCCGATTTAGCCGAAGAAGGTCATCAGGTAATCGTTTCTCACGGAAACGGGCCTCAGGTTGGAATGATTCATTTGGCAATGTCCGAATATCATAAAATCGATCCTAAAACTTCGGAACCCGAACTTGCAGTTTCCGTTGCTATGAGTCAAGGCTATATAGGGAACGATTTGGAAGCCGCTTTAAGGGAAGAGCTTTTAAACCGCGGTATCAATAAGCCCGTTGCTACATTGATAACTCAGGTACTTGTAGATCCTTCGGATCCTGCCTTTTCAAAACCTACAAAACCCATAGGCAGTTTTATGACCAAGGAAGAAGCCGATATTTTAACCGCTAAGGGTGAAAATGTTGTAGAAGATGCAGGCCGAGGTTACAGACGAGTTGTGGCTTCTCCCAAACCGGTAGATATTGCAGAAATCGAAAGTATCAGGGCTCTTTGCGATGCAGGCCAAATAGTTATAACCTGCGGAGGCGGCGGTATTCCTGTCGTAAAAAAAGGAAACGCTCTTTGCGGTGTTCCGGCCGTTATCGATAAGGACTTTGCAAGTGCAAAGCTGGCTCAGCTTTTAAATGCAGACTGTCTTATCATCTTGACCGCTGTAGAAAAAGTCGCTATCAACTTTAACAAGCCCGACCAAAAATGGCTTTCAGAAATTTCGGTTGCAGAAGCAAAAAAATATACTGAAGAAGGACACTTTGCTCCCGGTTCTATGCTGCCGAAAGTGCAGGCTGCCATCCAGTTTGCCGAATCCAACAAAAAAGGCTATGCCCTTATTACCCTTTTGGAAAAGGCAAAGGATGCCATCGACGGTAAATCGGGAACAATAATCAGATAGTGGTTACAAATTTAAAACATAAATATTTTGGGCCTTTTTCTTTTTATAAAAACGCCGTAAAATTAGCTGTACCTGTAATGGTACAGCTTTTTATTCAATCTCTTGTTTCTCTTATAGACAACTTTATGGTTGCCGACCTAGGCGACCTAAAAATGAGCGGGGTAAATGTTGCCAATCAAATTATCTTTGTATACATAACCGGTCTTAATATTCTTTGCAGTGCGGGCGGAATGTTTATGTCGCAGTATAACGGCACAAAGGATGAAGAAGGAATGCAGCAGGCCTACCGCTTTAAGCAGATGTCAGGCCTTATCTTTGCCCTTGCTCTTCTTGGTATCTGTCTTACAATCCCCGACCTTGTTTTAGGCCTCTTGGTGAACGGTAATACTGCAAAAAAAGAAATAGTAGAGCAGGCCGTAATTTACAGCAATGTTATTCTATTGTCGTTTATTCCCACTGCCTTTTCGATAGGAATAGCTTCCTCTTTCCGTGAAACGGGAAATGTAAAGGTTCCCATGTATATATCCCTTGTTTCAACCCTTGTAAACACTATCGGAAATTACATGCTCATATACGGAAATCTGGGAGCCCCAAGACTTGAGGTCGCAGGAGCTGCATACGCAACAGTCATTGCCCGCTGTGCCGAGCTTATAATTTTTGTTCTTTATGCAAAAAAAGTCAGGCCTCTTTTCTATGTAAAAATAAAAGACATGCTTAAAATAAAGCTTCATCTTTTTTATGAGATTTTAAAAAAGTCTGCCCTCATCTTTGTTGCCGATATGTCTTGGGTTCTGAGCGAGATAGTGGCAACGGCAGTTTATAACAGCAGGGGAGGCCCTGAAGTTGTAGCCGGTATGTCTGCGGGCTGGACAATTGCCAACCTATTCTTTTTGGTTTTTCCGGCAATAGGTACTTCGGTTGGTGTTATAATAGGCGGTACCCTCGGAAGGAATAAGCTTGAGGAGGCAAGGGAACAAGCCCGTTGGATTAAAAGAGGTGCTTTTGTACTCGGTCTCGGAACAGCCCTTTTGGAGCTTTTTTCGATTATGCTGGTTCCGATTGTATTCCGTAGTTTAAGTCCTGCTTCTCATGAGGTTACAAGGCTTCTTATAATCTTTATCGCTCTTTATATGCCTGCATGGACCCTTCAAAACACCCAATATGCGATAGCCCGATCCGGTGGGGATGCGGTCATGGGAGTCTGGGTAGATACTACGGTAAATATGTTCTTATTTATGCCTTGTATGCTTTTGTTATATTATTTTACGGATTGGTCTTCACCCGTTATGTATGCAATTGCTAAACTTACCAGCATAATGAAAGCCGTCCTTGCCGAAGTCCAGCTAAAAAAAGAACGCTGGGTCAAAAATTTGACTAGGATTGAAAAATAAGATCTCTATTTATTGAGGACGGTTATATTTATATGGAAAAAGAGCTTTGATAAAAAAAAAGAGCTTGGGTTCAAGTTTGAAACCGCAAGCTCTTTTTGCATTAATAGCTCTTTGAATCGCGTGAGCGTCTTGTTTTTTTCATAAGTTTTCGGCGGAGGGCCTTATTCTTTCTGTTTAAAACAGTGGAAGGCTTTTCGTAGAATTCCTTCTTTTTCCATTCGCGGATAATACCTTCTTTTTCGACTTGACGCTTAAATCTTTTTAGAGCTTTTTCAAGATGCTCTGAATCGTCAATTGTTACATATGCCATTTCTTTTTTCACCCCCTCCGGCTTTAGGATTAAGAGCCGATTATATAGAAAATATAAGAATATGTCAATAGGACAATTTTTTGTTTGTGTAAATTCCGGCTTGTCTTTTTTTTTGTTTTCCTGTATAATGCAGCTCTATCATATAATACACCTTTTCAAAAAGGAAAGCTCGTTCCCGGACTTTTTGAGGCATTTTGCATTTGCCGTTTTACTGACGATGCAAAGGATTTTATTTTGACTAATACCAAGATTAATGTTTTATCGCGTTTAGCCCTTTTAATTGTTGCAATAGTATGGGGTAGTTCTCTTGTTGTTGTAAGCGAAACTACTGATTTTTTTAAGCCCAATTTTTTATTGGGTTTAAGATTTTCTATTGCCTGTTTTTTGCTTTGTTTGGTTTTCTATAAAAAATTAAAACTTATAGACAAAGATTATCTTATAAACGGAGGAATTGTAGGCTTTTTCCTATTTATAGCTTATTCCAGTCAAACATTCGGGGTTACGACTGCAGGCGGCCTCCCCGGGAGAAGTGCTTTTTTATCAGCTTCGTACTGTGTAATAGTTCCTTTTTTGGGTTGGATTGTAAACAAAACTCGTCCCGATAGGTACAATGCCTCTGCTGCCGTTTTATGTATTTTGGGTATAGGTCTTGTATCTTTTAAAGACTTAGTTCTTTCATCCTCTGTAGGAATAACCCTCGGCGACTTCTATGCTCTTTTAAGCGGGCTTCTTTTTGCAAGCCACATTGTAAGCATTACAAGGTTGAGCAAAGGAAAGGATCCCATTCTTATGACGATTATTCAATTCGGAACGGCTGCAATTCTTTCATGGCTTGTAACTTTTATTTTTGAAGATAATAGTGCAATAGTTTGGTCTTATTCATCCATAGGTTCAGTGCTCTATCTTGCCGCTATTTGTACAGGCCTCGCTCTTCTTTTACAAAACATAGGGCAAAAACACACCGATGCTTCAAGTGCCGCCATTATCTTAGGTCTTGAATCAATTTTCGGAATTATCTTTTCGGTTATATTTAAGGGTGAAACTCTTGACGTTTATTCGGTTTTCGGTTTTATCTTAATCTTTATAGCGATAATAATTTCGGAAACAAAACTTTCATTTTTAAAAAAGACTGAAATTAAAGTCGAAATTGTTTCATAGCTTGAAAAAGCTTTAAACTTTATAGTATAATATTCTTCTAAAATATTGTTAAAATGATGAGGTTAATATGAAAAACGATATAAGTTATTTTACATCAGAGTCGGT
The DNA window shown above is from Treponema denticola and carries:
- a CDS encoding Rpn family recombination-promoting nuclease/putative transposase codes for the protein MEKLFKITLRNDYAFKRVFGVEENKDVLQDLLECILDIPPENIAGLELLDKELHKDSISDKTGVLDVKLRLKNNTIIDIEIQNRWNSEFVQRTIFYWAKMYTENLKTSEVYTKLPKCITINIVGESFNLNSLIHSEYNVVEKHINDRLSDELEIHFLNLAKVKEQQESFEQDEKKKKLYNWLKFIKTDNLEVRKMLAQESPMMTKANATINIMEMSPKEKWLYENRMKYEHDKASWKHVGYQEGVHQNKLETAKNLLAMNFPIENIAKATGLSLEEIKKL
- the arcC gene encoding carbamate kinase, which codes for MPKKIVIALGGNALGNNLEEQRKAVKITAKAIADLAEEGHQVIVSHGNGPQVGMIHLAMSEYHKIDPKTSEPELAVSVAMSQGYIGNDLEAALREELLNRGINKPVATLITQVLVDPSDPAFSKPTKPIGSFMTKEEADILTAKGENVVEDAGRGYRRVVASPKPVDIAEIESIRALCDAGQIVITCGGGGIPVVKKGNALCGVPAVIDKDFASAKLAQLLNADCLIILTAVEKVAINFNKPDQKWLSEISVAEAKKYTEEGHFAPGSMLPKVQAAIQFAESNKKGYALITLLEKAKDAIDGKSGTIIR
- a CDS encoding MATE family efflux transporter produces the protein MVTNLKHKYFGPFSFYKNAVKLAVPVMVQLFIQSLVSLIDNFMVADLGDLKMSGVNVANQIIFVYITGLNILCSAGGMFMSQYNGTKDEEGMQQAYRFKQMSGLIFALALLGICLTIPDLVLGLLVNGNTAKKEIVEQAVIYSNVILLSFIPTAFSIGIASSFRETGNVKVPMYISLVSTLVNTIGNYMLIYGNLGAPRLEVAGAAYATVIARCAELIIFVLYAKKVRPLFYVKIKDMLKIKLHLFYEILKKSALIFVADMSWVLSEIVATAVYNSRGGPEVVAGMSAGWTIANLFFLVFPAIGTSVGVIIGGTLGRNKLEEAREQARWIKRGAFVLGLGTALLELFSIMLVPIVFRSLSPASHEVTRLLIIFIALYMPAWTLQNTQYAIARSGGDAVMGVWVDTTVNMFLFMPCMLLLYYFTDWSSPVMYAIAKLTSIMKAVLAEVQLKKERWVKNLTRIEK
- the rpsU gene encoding 30S ribosomal protein S21 — protein: MAYVTIDDSEHLEKALKRFKRQVEKEGIIREWKKKEFYEKPSTVLNRKNKALRRKLMKKTRRSRDSKSY
- a CDS encoding DMT family transporter — protein: MCKFRLVFFFVFLYNAALSYNTPFQKGKLVPGLFEAFCICRFTDDAKDFILTNTKINVLSRLALLIVAIVWGSSLVVVSETTDFFKPNFLLGLRFSIACFLLCLVFYKKLKLIDKDYLINGGIVGFFLFIAYSSQTFGVTTAGGLPGRSAFLSASYCVIVPFLGWIVNKTRPDRYNASAAVLCILGIGLVSFKDLVLSSSVGITLGDFYALLSGLLFASHIVSITRLSKGKDPILMTIIQFGTAAILSWLVTFIFEDNSAIVWSYSSIGSVLYLAAICTGLALLLQNIGQKHTDASSAAIILGLESIFGIIFSVIFKGETLDVYSVFGFILIFIAIIISETKLSFLKKTEIKVEIVS